The window ATATAGCCTTTTTAACCCTTCCTTTTACTTCCACTTCTTTCTTGGTACTCTCTTGCTGTGGAGGAAAGCACCAACCTTGGGGGTGGCCCTTCAGCTTACACTCAGTCTAGGAAACTCATCAGAAAAATGTTGAGCGTCCACAGCTCCCTTTATGAACAATAGGAATCTGGAGTTTGTTGCTTAGCACGCAGAATTTGGCCATAGTTAGTTTACTGTCTGGAGTGCCTCTCCCAGAATTTGCACAGCGTTGCTGTTGTGGAAAACAGTacagatttaagaaaatatgtatGGAATGGCCAGGTACAGAACTATATATGTATAAGTGCAATTCTAAATACCTAGCACTTGCACAGCACTGCAAGATTCATATTAGACTAAAATGTCAGTCTCAAAAATGCCTATTTTAGCCTAATCTCCTTTCAGTTCAGAATGAAATTTAGTGGTAACTCCAACACAGTTGTTTGGCATAAGACTGTTGTATCAGCTCAAAGATCCCaagaaataactgtatttttatcatTCCAAACAGAAGATTTTGGGACGGACCAATGGACTGATACATTTAATACACTTGAGTTCCATATTTTTATAGTCAAGCTTCAGAAAAAGGATCATATGGGATGAGGGAACACAGTGGAACAGGGCCAAGTCAGCTGTTGGTTTCAGTGCCTTTATAAAACAACATTCTCATTTTAAGACCTTGTGAATGTGTCTTGTTTTCAGTGGAATTTCACTTTTGACCGTTTTGAAGTGGAACCTGGCCAGACTTACCAGGTGACTGTCTACCATCTGCCCAAACTGGGTGTACATGGAGACTACAACTGCAAGTCTACATCTCTCTCAGTGCCCGGTAAGAGATGCTCTAGTTCTCTTAGGCCTTGAGCTTAGGACCGTGATGGTTTGTGGACCTGTGAGTTGGGATTTTTCCAGACAGATCCATGAACTGTTAGCAACTTTGGCAGTAGGGCAGCATTAATATAAAAGCCTGTTGTCCTTTCTGAATGTTGCTGTGTTGCTGTTTACAAAGTCCATGGTGCTAGCCTTATGTACAATACCCTTGTGGTATATATATCCAAAATGCATGTATCATTTGTGCTACAAGTCACCATCCTTGTTTCTGGGATCCTGTGTCCAGAAGTTAGTCAAATCTCTGCTTGGAATAAGGTGCATGTGGAGGGACTAGTCCGTGAAGGACAGACCCTTTGGTTCTGGCTGACTGTAGTTCCTACATGGAAGATACTGCTATAAAAAATTTTATATGCTCTCTAGAAAGCTGGACAAAGCCACGGACTGTGGCTCCTGATTTTTGAGAAGTTGCATTTGTAGCTTGTCAAGAATTCTGCTATAGCTATTGCTAAAGAGAAATTCATAGTTAAACCTGAAAACTAGTATAGGTGCCCCTCTGAGGGGCTGTTTTGAAGGTAAGTTACATCTCCTGGATTTTGTTGTTGAAATGTTCATCAGTGGAGCCGACACAAAGGTATTTAATCTACATGAATGGGGCTGTAGAGTAATCCTTCATACTGTCTGCAGCCTATCACTGCTGCTTTTACTTAATTTGAAATCTTTTGAAGTTGCCCCTCTGCTTGAGGAAACTGGAAGTACAGGCCAGAATTTCCAAATTGGAAGGAGTAAAGTTTGGCTTCTATTAAATCTTAGACATGTGAAGTTTGATTTCAAAGGCACAGTTGGGCATAATTTACCAAGACACTTGATACAGCTGAGTGTCTGACCCTTTCCTTGTGCTTGTGAAAATTTTCTTATAactaaaaagaatttttgttgttgttgtcccTGAAGATGCTAAGCATCTGCAGTGCCCTCTGGCTGCACTGActagtttataaatatttggCACTCAATACAGAGCTTGAAAACTAgttcataattttcttcttaacttCCTTAGAGTTGTCAACATGACTTTGTAGTTATAAAATGGCAAAGTATGTGGTGTGTCAGTAAATGTGagctggaaaaggagaggggaCACTTGGTTTTCAGCCCTCTTATCCTTTCTTATACCTGGTCACTCTAAGAACTTCATGGCTTTTATCCTCCACTGTTCTTAACAAACCTAATGCATTGTGTCAAGTTCAGCAGTTGCAGGGAGCTTTGCTGATGAGCGCTTACATGTGAATTATAGGAGCACTGTAACTTTTCCAACTTTGAAAGTTGGAAATTTAAGatatgcaatattttatttcaactcTTTAAGCAGTGATTTGATACTTTTCCTTTGTCCAAACCCTGGAGGAGAGACGTAGTTTAGGCTGAGACTTGTAAATCCCAAAGTGCTAAATGTTGAATATGTAACTCTGGATTTGACTCTGAAGAAAGTCCCAAAGAGCAGGGCCAATCTGCTACATGAAGCAAATAGAACTGTAAATGTGGAGGAGTGTTTTGGAATCAAGAAAGATTCTAGCCTCCCAGTTTTCCTGGGGCAGAATGCTTTTGGAGGAATCTATCGCTGTGGTGCGCTCAAGGTCCAGAGATCAATATGAAGTTTTAATTCCACTATGACCCTCTCTGCACAAGTCTTACATTAGCAGAGGTTGTCAAATATTACTGTTTATAATAACTATTGtatgttttcagtcttttcttatTAATTATCTCtgttctgggggaaaaaaaccacaccaattaaaaaaaaaaaaacaacaccccaCCATAACATCAGTGGAGGGGCTAGTTTATATACTGGAAACCAATACTATTCTGCTGCAGAATTTTGCTACCACTTTGGAACAAAGGTCTCTGCTCATCAAGGAGGGCTTGATTAGGTGTCTGGCTTCTGGTAAGAAAATGAGTGGTTTTCCTAAATGGAAATACAATGTTTCTGACTAGTCACTGATGGTCTTTCTTGCAGACTGCAAGGACTCTCTGATGAAAAGAACCATCCCATGTATAAAGACAGGTaaaaatttttctgtttgagtCATGTAGACATGGGTGCTctgttgaaatatttctgactgTTGAGAAACATGGGAATATCTGTACTACTTCCAGGCAGCTTGTGGGAGCCCAGGATCCAAGGTAAAAGTCTAGATGATACAACTCTGCTTGTGAGCTTTAACCCATGGATGGAGTCAGCCCGATACCAAATTCATGTGGCCAGTTTCCTGCATGAGAAGAAGTGTAAAATGATCACACGTGATTTCACTGAGGTAATTACCCTCCTAAACAATACCCTCTGTGGTAGTTTagacaaacatttctttaacaGTTGCTAAAGGAGGACTTGGAGTCATGATGCAGGAGATGTAACAAATGCACTTGAACAGCAATTTTCAAGGAATTATCTTCACAGATTTTTAGTTGCCTTTGGAAAGAGGACCATTATTTCAGGAATTTGATGGGTAAAAGAtcaaaaagagattttataATGCATGGAACAGTCTGTAAgcatctgcaaagaaaacagaaatttgatATTTGATTATCTGGGCTTTATTACCTTTGTAAAGCCAATGTCTGGGGGATGAGACTAAACAAATCAACAAAAATTGAGGTGCAGAGTTTCAGTAAATCATTGAAGTAGTTTATCAAATGTGATGGCAGGCAGGGGtgttaattacattttttttttagatcaagAATTTAATGGCTTTGTGACAGATATTTCAATCAAACTGAGAATCAATTCCTGTAGGTCTTGCAGCCTGTGTTGAGAAGCTCAAAGATCCAGAGTGTCTTCTGATGTAAGAAATGTTTCCCTTCAGGCAACTGAGGGAGGAGAAATGCTGAATATTTGATACCAGTCCCCACCCTTCCTTGGGGGAGGGCAGATATATTGGCATTGTTTGTTTGATCTTTCCATTCCTTCCACCCTTAAAACCCTTCGTACTGCATGCACTGATATGTATTAAGTTATTACTGTATTTCCCTGGTAGATGGGCAATATACCTCATTTTGGATTATGTATCTGTTAATCATTgtaaagaatatatttagatTATTATTATATTGATTACAAACAGCAGGTAACCAgggcaatttatttttctgttttagtgTTAGAAGCAGCAGTGTTGACAGCTGTTGTTAATTAAATGAGGAAGCTTGTTAATGTTTACACATTAAATAACTGAAGACGTTTACATTGTTAAGAAACTGTAAGTTTAAGTTAGCACATTTGAAATTATGCAAGGGTCATCTTTAATTGCTTCCTGTTACCTGTGTAACCTTAGCCTGCTGTCTTAATTGTATTACCATGTCTGTCACACAGGACACCTGCAGCGATGGTGGCCAGACCACTTATCCATTTTGTTCTCTGTGGGCTTCTtgttccaagaaaaaaaaaattctgcttctttGGACCATTCCATATTCTCATGTcaactccttttctttttttcgtGCTTTCATTCCATTTTAGTCCTTCTCTTATAACTTGCATCTGATTTCTGCAGGGTGGACTACAACAGCAAGTGAATGTCacaataaaaatagagaagagTATAAGAGCTTGCTGCAGCTACAGAGTACAGGTAGGATCTCACTTGTCCCTGTGTTCTTCCTTCACCAAGGCAGCAATGAGCAGCTTAGGAGTGTTACAGGGTTTTGCACAGTGTTTTGTTCTGAGATTTGCTAACCCCTCATTACCTGTATCAGGGAAACAATGATTATGGCtaaaagaacaactttttttatATAGGCATTCTCTGTAGACAGCTACTTTTCCTTAGTTACAGAGTTGCCCAATGACAGACTATGGAGTGGGAATGGCAGGTGTGCGACCTCAGGAGCTCGCTGCTGTCTTAACGTATAGTGTAGGAATTCTTGATTaatcttgttttctgaagtgaaatggGAATTCTGTGTCCCTGTGCTAAAATACGGGGAATGTTGAGGCGGGGGAAAGTAAAGTGGGgaacaaaattgcttttaagaATAACTTatgttttctgaatttatttcaaCTGCAGATTCAGCCATTCTTTGCAAACTGTGGCACAGACTGTCTGAGACACTCTGCTTTCATCCCGTGTTCACCAGCTCCAAGTGAGAACTGCTTTTCTGTAAACTAGATTCCCATTGTCTTACAGATAAGAgctgaatttttaatgtaactcTTGTCTTTTGCAGGTACAGACCCATCAGGTAAGAAGTTCTTCCAATactctgaaactttttttgctCCTCTTTTCCTGCCATATAGAATAACAAATTATCCTCCCTGGGAGTGACCCGATGGGCAGGAAATGTCCCCTTGTAACATTGAATTCAGAATGAATTGTGTTAAGAGTTACTTCACCATGATTTAACAAGGCAAGTATTTGTATGCAGCGTGAACCTTAAAGAGCAATTTTTTTAGAGATACTTCACTTGCATAAAATTCTTCAAGAAACAGTTTTGACAAGAAGAGTcttaatataaaatactttctgtCACTTTGCTCAGTGTTAAAAAATTTGCATAATATAAAACAGCTTTTGGAGAGAATAGCTTGcatatattcatttttatgaaTGTCAAGATAAATCATGTGCATAATGATTTGACATCTCTTTTTTTGGCTGCAACAACACCTCTAAGGAGCTAGTTTGCCCAAGATTTAAAAACACCTGTAGACTGAAAAAAGAATACATCACCCACAatggtgatattttttttttttccaagatagATTACATGAACAGGCAGGACATGGGCAGCATGCCTGTCAAAGCTGGATAAACACTGCTATTTAGAGAAAGGTTGTTGATCTGTGTTGTCAGTGTGCTGCACATATGGTTTTTTGTGGAGCAAGTTTATGGTATAGAGCATCATGAAAGCAGGAATTCATTTTGAGAAGTGACTGTGGTATGTTGTAAGGGGGAAGTGCTGGACTACCTGTGGTTTTGGGCAGAGCCAAGGTCCTTCTCTGTTGGCCCCTGCTGCTCAAGAAACCTCTGTTCTTTGGTGAAACTCTATTTGTGTAAAGCAATGTCTGAGCACTATTTTTGTACTGCAGGTGATATGATTATATGGCTTTATTGGTGTATCACTGGCATCTGTGTGTTACTGGTTGGATCAATCATAGCAGGTGTGATTTGTATGACCAAAAAACGAGCAGGTAAGACTCATACCAGCTAGGAAGAAAAGATTCAATgctaaaaactgtatttttcctgcttctgtacCTGTTCctattgctgttttcttccttgctgtTCTGATGTCTTGCCACTGAGATAATGCCTATGTAACCACCTTCTTCTGTTTCACATCATAGGACTTGTAACATCCTAATACCATCCACCTAGTTAAGCAAAGTCTTCCACACATTATGCTGTCTGATACTCCATTTTCATAGCACTTCAGAGAttgtgaggggaaaaagtaaCTCTGTAGTTCAACCCTTTGTTTCCTGCGGATTGCTACAGAtatctttttccatttatttttctcctgcattgCATATGAGTTTTGCAGGACAGAAGCTTCCTGTTTGTCCAGACTGTAGTCTTTCCCCTGTCCCCCAAGTTTCtacaaaattcatttttatactattttgagcttaaataatgtttttcaattaagatagaagaagaaaaacaggacaCACAGATTGGTATTGAGCGGGCTGGAAAATTGGGTACTTAGAGACCAATTCCTAGTCTTTTGTGTTGCAACCATGAGGCAGTTATCACAGGGAAACTGCAACTCACTGGGGTTTTTAgtgggctggggtttttttgcttgagAGGAATAATTGGaaatcttttggaaaaattCTTAACATTAAACTTATACATAAGATGTAGCTAGTGACATTTTAGTTGCCTCTTCAGAGAAGCCTCTTAAGAAAAAGCTATCTTTAAAAAAGCCTCTTCCCCTTAAGGAGGGGTAGCAGAACAACTGAGGGTTCTGTACTTCTTGAGACTGGTCAGATCTGGGGAAGATGGAGAAAATTGGTTTTGAGTGCATTTCCTCTcatctcagaggaaaaatgtaGCAAAGTACATAGTGAAATTGGCTGTAGAAGAGTCTTTATTCatttagtatatttttttattaggcTTTTCCCTCCCCATGGTTTTATCCCTGCACAGTTAAAAGATTACTTTTTGTTGAACCTAATCTTTGAAAGGTGTTGTCATTTCAAGGGTTTAATCTTATTTCGTGTTTTTAGAACTGATAGTgactttctctctcttccaggATACTGGCGAGGGAAACGCAGCCACAATGATCTGCAGACTGGTAAGATGTCCTGCCTATGTTTTATCAAGCATGTGTAATGCATTCTGAAAGTCTCACACAGTTGTCCAGAAGGGCCTCTCGTAGGCTCTACTATTCTGTAGGTGCTTCTCAAAACCAAAAGGTAGCCTTAGGATCTTCCTGTTTAGCTAAAAGAAACTTTGTATGTGGAATTTGGAATGCTGTATTTGCCAGATGGGAGATGATTGTTTTGTGAAGTGGTGAGGCTTTTGACCCAGCTGAGGCTGTACTGGCAAAAGAATCTTTGTTAATCATCTAAACCATAGCGATAGGAGATTGTTCTGGGGTGGGTGTACTCAGCTTTCCAGCAGAGAATACAGCTACATTTGCAAGCCTCTTGAAGCTGGTGTATTACTTTTGTGTGGTGAAATTCCATGAACCATCCAGGCATTCTTATAAATCACAGCTCCACTGTCTGGACTTTTGTATTAAATTTCTGCACTGAGATGTTGTCTGCGTATGTTGCCAAAATAGCTTCAAAACTGGTAGCTGCTAGAACTTTTTGTTAATATTCTCCAATGTTGATTGCGGCTGGCTTGCACCATTACAACTTCAGGAATGTGGCTgggacaaatatttttctgtctttcagcaaCACCATATACTGACCTTCCTCTGCCACCCCTGAAGCCCCGAAAGGTTTGGATTGTGTACTCCGCTGATCACCTGCTGTATGTGGATGTGGTGCTGAAGTTTGCAGAGTTTCTGATGACAGTCTGTGGCACTGCGGTAGCCTTAGATCTGCTAGAAGATCATCAGATCTCAGAGTTAGGGCCGTTACCCTGGCTTACTCGACAGAAGAAGGAAATGGAAGACCTGTCTTCAAAGATCATCATCTTATGTTCACGGGGCACCCAGGCCAAATGGCAGGCCATGCTTGGGAGTGAGCCTGTGTGTCTCAAGCAAGATCAGCAAAAGCCAATGGGAGACCTGTTCACCCCAGCCTTGAATTTGATCCTGCCAGATTTCAAGAAGCCAGCCTGTTTTGGAATGTACATAGTCTGTTATTTTGAGGGGATAAGTAGTGAGAGAGATATACCTGATCTGTTCAACGTCACATCCAGGTACCAACTGATGGACAAGTTTGAGGATATTTATTTTCGGATTCAGGACTTGGAGAAGTTTGAACCTGGGCGCATCCATCGAATCCGGGAAATCACAGCTGAAAATTACATTGATACCCCTAGTGGGAGGAAATTGAAAGAGGCAGTACAAAAGTTCAAGAACTGGCAGATGGAGCATCCAGACTGGTTTGAGAGTGAAACCATCTGCTTGGATAATGATGAAGAGTTGCAGTCCCTAAACAGAGAGAGCCAGATGGATTCATTGCTAAGTGAACCAGGTGGAATTGTGAAACACCAGCTGTACCTATGGGAGCCTGACCCGAACTGCTGTTATGTCATCAATCTCCACATGCATGAAGGTGAAAGTAGAGGCTGTAAACTGCAACCTCAACTTAATCTGTGTGGGGATCTGACTTCTCAGACTGTGGTCCTTCCTATGGATGAGGCTCCTCTAGTTCAGGTAGTGGAGCCAGTCTCTTCCATGGAAGATAGAAATATACTTGGTCATCATGTGCTGAGTAATGAGGACTACATGGAAGGAGTTCCTCTTCTGGAGATGAGCTTTCCAATGAGGAATAACGTCATCCTCCACAATGACTCTGAGGTTTCAGCAATAGATGACCAGAGTCCTGCAAACGTCTCAGGTGAACTGAGACACCATCTGAATGGACTCATGTACTCTCTTTATCAGCAGAGCGTCATTCCATCAGAGCCATCTCTCTGCCAAGAGGAGGCTGACAGGCAACACCAGTTGGTGTTTGATGACCAATGCAAAGACCAAAGACAGTCAGTGCAGTCAGACCAGGGCTACATCTCTAGAtgttctcctctgcctcctgatGACcttgtggaggaggaggaggaagaggagaaggacgATCAGGAAAAACAGATGGTCTGCCATGAACTCCCTCCAGAGGTCTTGAACAGTCTAAAgagcctccagcagcagctgcttttccaggaCATTCAACGGAGCTCTGACTGGGGCTATCCAGCTGAGGTGATGGACGCTGGCCAATCTCTGGAGGACAGTTAGGCTCTCTCTGGGACCTgttccatttaaaatacaggGATGGAAGGTGGTACCATGCACAGTGCTGAAACCGCATTTCCAACACCAACCTTGTCCTTGTATTATAAATGACTTACTGGTGCTTGAAAACCAGTAAtaggaggaagggggaaaaagggataATGGACCAAAAAATGGGATTCAGGCTGTTTATACAATTATAAGAAGAATCTGGGGCTGAATACAGAATTACTGAATCAGGGGAATCTGGTGTATTCTGTAATGCactgctgcagtgctgtttgCTTCTGGACATCTTAGCACCAGGAAGACTTGAACTGAAGATGTAGAAAGTGACACACAgttgcagaaatgaaagactgttttggaggggaggggaaagtgTAGCTTCAGATGCTGTTTTAGAGTGGAGATTATAACCGTGTTAGGGGAGGCTGAGCTAAAATGAGCATAAGATGCACTTATGTGGGTATAAATTCAAGCACATGTAGTTCAGGTTAAACATTGTTAAATGCTTAACAGACTAAGGGGTTCATCTTCCAGAAGCAGTGATGGTAACTATATAAATTCcgatatttttaaaagattgggCTTGATGCACTAGAAAAAATTGCTCCCTGCAAGTGATTGCGTATTGGCCCGTGTAGCACTGACTGGGTAGTGGGCTAGTCGAGGCTGGCGTTTACCCTATTTGTTATCATGGTTTCTGTAGTCCAGCCCACTGGATAACAGCTTGTAAGATGTAGATACATCCAGGCCTTTCTCCTTTGTTCACGCAAACTTGTCATCTTCCTGTCCTTCTAAGTTTACTtgtcaaaaaaaacccttaagataactttatttcagcttttttaaaaatctgttatcTCAGAAGATAATCTGTTCTTTTGACTTGCTACCAATGTTGTATTATGTATGTTTTATAATTTTATGTGTTTAAAACTTGTAGTTTGttccttaaattaaaaaacaagaatACTTTTTGAATATATTTACTTAAATACTTTTATGTCCTCAATTCTGCCTAACTCCTTATGCTAGTGTTTCTTATAGAAATCTGAGGCAAAACTGAGCACCAGAACTGAACTGGCTGACAAATGCCAAAGTCATTCCTGCAAAGTGTTGCAGCTGTATCCAGTTGAGCTGGAAGCAGCTGAGGGCCCTCATGTGTGGGAAGTGCATCCTTCAAAATGGGTTTTAGAGAAGGCAAATGATTGTCATTTCTGCACAGGGCTGCTCAGTGAGGCAGGACTGTTAAGACAGCCTGCCTTCTCTGCAGCCGGATGCCTAGAAAGACTAACAAAGGGATGGTCCCTGCATAGATCCACTCTGAATGCTGGGTGCCACCTTCGTTTCCTGTCTGTATGGGACCTATGACCCAACAGGAGCTACGCAAGAGGCAGCTGTGATTTCAGTGCTTCTCCAGTAAGAACCCATTTCTCAGATTATGTGAATAATTGTCATCTTGATGATCTCACTCCTTAAAGTTTCTTTTATCTTGCAGCAATTAACATGcaaatctgatatttttttctcccatgagCCTTTTTCAAGTGGTATGAATTCCTATAAATCATTTAAATAGGAAGCTCAGAAGTGTCATCTGGATTTTCTTGCCTTAGTCATTCCCTTCTCAAATAACTCCCTTGGTGTTATAGCTTTTAGAATTAGCTTTCGCTTATAAGAAGTCTGTCTGAGGGGAAAATTCCAGACACTATTTTAGCAATCCAACATAAGGAAATCAAGTAACTTCAAGGCATCTGTTTGTCCCTGAATGCAAAATTGACTAGCCCAGCAAAACtcaaaggagggggaaaaaaaagagcaaaatcagTCACAAGTTTCTAACTTTATTTTAAcaatcttgctttttaaaaaatacaagttctGATTAATGCCAGGGGGATGCCAAGTGTCCATTGGCTACAGGCCTTCTCTCTCACTTCAGTTCCCCTCCTGGGAGTAGTCATCCCTTTTGTCATGATagcaaacagcaataaaatgcaaaatagctGAGTTGTGTTACAAGGTTTGTAACAGAATCCCAAGGGACATGCGTCTTAGTATGGCACAACTTCATTTAGCAAAGTGTTATTGACCTGGACCAGTAATTTAATGTTGCCAGAATATACAGTAGGTGTGCAAGGTGCATGGGGTGAGGTATTGTTTGCACTTTAATGGTACCgctccctctcttctgcagaTGGATCTATTGTGCGGCAGAAGGGTTTAAATGGAAGTGAGAGCTCAATTACCACAGAGAAGGGAATTCAAAAGGAGGAGCAGGCTTATAAACAAGACATTGAAGAGTTTTACATGTTTCTCTGTAGTAAGTAATTGAagtggcagcagagctgccgtTTTAGTTGCAAGGGGGCTTCTGTACAGCCAACTACTACGAGAGCTTTACACTCGCCAATTAGCACATTTACTAACACCCTAGAAACCACTTTTTCTACAAAGGAATTCTACTCAACAGAAGCATTGTTTTGCAGGGTCATCTGTCCCAGGCAACCTTTGCATCCATGGATAAATTTGAACTGTGATTTCACTGTCAATGGTTTGAATGTGCCATGGCTAGATAGGTTTCAAATATGCCATTTTCTCAATAATgtcttaaaatggaaaaaggcaCTCGCTGTTGAAACAGCAACTTTGTACTGAAGTGAGACTTGTTCATAATTCTGCTGTGATTCTTCTAGTGTCTCAACTATACTTACACTTCAGTGTATTAGGGATGTTCTACACACTTTGGTGCTATTGTGAACTTTGCCATAGGAGCAGCAAAACATAGTTGGGGGTGAATAGCTTCCCCCCTACACCTTGTTTTTGGCAaagttatttgtttgttttttattttttcttcagctgtttgaCTGAAGCATGAAGTGCTCCTAGGTACAGGTATCATCTAACTCTGTCTTGAATAATGCTGTCGTTCTTTCTGAGCTTTTACTGTCTAATGCTGAAAAAGGAAGGTGTAAGGAAATATCTGTACAAGCATAATATACCTGTAATTACACCTCCTTTGGCCAGGAACTTAGCATCCCCTCGACACATCTCACATAACATAGGAAAAGTTCACAGTACCAAGTTTTACAATCACAGTCACTCACAGCACCAAGATTGTCCAGACAAAAAGAAGTTACCAAAGAGAAAGGCCACTGGCCAAAATTCACACAATTGCCCATGTAAGGGCCtaggttaaaaataaagcactggTGGGAAAGTCAAGCCTAGCCTTTGCTGACTGTCCCTTTGGCACGGGGAGAGCAGCAAGTCACCCATCCTAGCTGCAGCTCTGAACAGAACAGTGCTATTGCCCCATCTGTTCTGGGGGCTTTTCTAGCCCCTTGAAGCTCCTCAgccaccccagagctgggggagAAGAGCAGCCCCATGGCACCCCCACTTCTGCCAGTGGGAGCTGGAAGTTACCGGACTGTAAACATTTTGTTGTAGCAGTCCACTGGAGCAGGCGGTTGATCCCACTCTGTGAAAAGGGAGCCCAAGCCCTGAAGGAGAGAAG of the Grus americana isolate bGruAme1 chromosome 1, bGruAme1.mat, whole genome shotgun sequence genome contains:
- the IL17RA gene encoding interleukin-17 receptor A isoform X1 — protein: MAGVEPGLGWLSLLLLLVFPIPPASSALRLLLGAAPPFTCSQPDLNCLVRNSTCMEASWLQVPTWTPSAPSSLHVSSDVFHQMDGKLLPVLRIEWKVATDASIQYLRGAELAVMQVNSNQQICAQFDFQNNLPLQVRPDGGRWNFTFDRFEVEPGQTYQVTVYHLPKLGVHGDYNCKSTSLSVPDCKDSLMKRTIPCIKTGSLWEPRIQGKSLDDTTLLVSFNPWMESARYQIHVASFLHEKKCKMITRDFTEGGLQQQVNVTIKIEKSIRACCSYRVQIQPFFANCGTDCLRHSAFIPCSPAPSTDPSGDMIIWLYWCITGICVLLVGSIIAGVICMTKKRAGYWRGKRSHNDLQTATPYTDLPLPPLKPRKVWIVYSADHLLYVDVVLKFAEFLMTVCGTAVALDLLEDHQISELGPLPWLTRQKKEMEDLSSKIIILCSRGTQAKWQAMLGSEPVCLKQDQQKPMGDLFTPALNLILPDFKKPACFGMYIVCYFEGISSERDIPDLFNVTSRYQLMDKFEDIYFRIQDLEKFEPGRIHRIREITAENYIDTPSGRKLKEAVQKFKNWQMEHPDWFESETICLDNDEELQSLNRESQMDSLLSEPGGIVKHQLYLWEPDPNCCYVINLHMHEGESRGCKLQPQLNLCGDLTSQTVVLPMDEAPLVQVVEPVSSMEDRNILGHHVLSNEDYMEGVPLLEMSFPMRNNVILHNDSEVSAIDDQSPANVSGELRHHLNGLMYSLYQQSVIPSEPSLCQEEADRQHQLVFDDQCKDQRQSVQSDQGYISRCSPLPPDDLVEEEEEEEKDDQEKQMVCHELPPEVLNSLKSLQQQLLFQDIQRSSDWGYPAEVMDAGQSLEDS
- the IL17RA gene encoding interleukin-17 receptor A isoform X2 yields the protein MAGVEPGLGWLSLLLLLVFPIPPASSALRLLLGAAPPFTCSQPDLNCLVRNSTCMEASWLQVPTWTPSAPSSLHVSSDVFHQMDGKLLPVLRIEWKVATDASIQYLRGAELAVMQVNSNQQICAQFDFQNNLPLQVRPDGGRWNFTFDRFEVEPGQTYQVTVYHLPKLGVHGDYNCKSTSLSVPDCKDSLMKRTIPCIKTGSLWEPRIQGKSLDDTTLLVSFNPWMESARYQIHVASFLHEKKCKMITRDFTEGGLQQQVNVTIKIEKSIRACCSYRVQIQPFFANCGTDCLRHSAFIPCSPAPSENCAGDMIIWLYWCITGICVLLVGSIIAGVICMTKKRAGYWRGKRSHNDLQTATPYTDLPLPPLKPRKVWIVYSADHLLYVDVVLKFAEFLMTVCGTAVALDLLEDHQISELGPLPWLTRQKKEMEDLSSKIIILCSRGTQAKWQAMLGSEPVCLKQDQQKPMGDLFTPALNLILPDFKKPACFGMYIVCYFEGISSERDIPDLFNVTSRYQLMDKFEDIYFRIQDLEKFEPGRIHRIREITAENYIDTPSGRKLKEAVQKFKNWQMEHPDWFESETICLDNDEELQSLNRESQMDSLLSEPGGIVKHQLYLWEPDPNCCYVINLHMHEGESRGCKLQPQLNLCGDLTSQTVVLPMDEAPLVQVVEPVSSMEDRNILGHHVLSNEDYMEGVPLLEMSFPMRNNVILHNDSEVSAIDDQSPANVSGELRHHLNGLMYSLYQQSVIPSEPSLCQEEADRQHQLVFDDQCKDQRQSVQSDQGYISRCSPLPPDDLVEEEEEEEKDDQEKQMVCHELPPEVLNSLKSLQQQLLFQDIQRSSDWGYPAEVMDAGQSLEDS